From one Bacteroidales bacterium genomic stretch:
- a CDS encoding TIGR01212 family radical SAM protein (This family includes YhcC from E. coli K-12, an uncharacterized radical SAM protein.), whose amino-acid sequence MQPTFPWGHTRRFNAYAQYFERIFGGRVQKVTIDAGFTCPNRDGTKGLGGCTYCNNDAFSPSYCSPEKSITQQIEEGIVFHANRYRRASKFLAYFQAYSNTYDTLANLRRRYDEALQNENVVGLVIGTRPDCIDEEKLEYFAQLARTHWVIIEYGIESCYDATLKRINRGHTFAEAEKAIRLTADYGLKTGAHLIFGLPGETSQMILDEAAIVSSLPLTTIKFHQLQIVKNTVMERQYRQQPEDFRFFNLDEYIDLVIDFLEILSPAIVVERFAGEVPPRFIAGPHWGSLRYDQILNAIEQRLLQRNTWQGRLFL is encoded by the coding sequence ATGCAGCCAACATTTCCCTGGGGACACACCCGTCGTTTTAACGCTTACGCGCAATATTTCGAAAGGATTTTTGGCGGTCGTGTGCAAAAAGTTACCATCGACGCGGGCTTTACCTGCCCCAACCGCGATGGCACCAAAGGTCTGGGCGGCTGTACCTATTGCAACAACGATGCTTTCAGCCCCTCCTATTGTTCTCCCGAAAAAAGCATTACACAACAGATCGAAGAAGGAATCGTCTTTCACGCCAATCGCTACCGCCGTGCTTCTAAGTTCCTGGCTTATTTTCAGGCTTACTCCAATACTTACGACACGCTCGCCAATTTGCGCCGCCGCTACGATGAGGCGCTTCAAAACGAAAATGTAGTCGGGCTGGTGATTGGTACCCGCCCCGACTGCATCGATGAAGAGAAGCTGGAATATTTTGCACAGTTGGCCCGGACGCATTGGGTCATCATCGAATATGGCATCGAGTCGTGCTACGATGCTACACTCAAGCGCATCAACCGTGGGCATACTTTTGCGGAAGCCGAAAAGGCAATTCGCCTCACGGCTGATTATGGATTGAAAACAGGCGCGCATCTTATCTTCGGTTTACCCGGCGAAACCAGCCAAATGATACTCGACGAGGCAGCAATTGTTTCATCATTGCCATTAACAACCATAAAATTCCATCAACTACAAATTGTAAAAAACACCGTGATGGAGCGGCAATATCGGCAGCAGCCGGAAGATTTTAGATTTTTTAACCTTGACGAATACATCGATTTGGTCATCGATTTTTTGGAGATTCTCAGTCCCGCTATTGTTGTCGAAAGGTTTGCTGGTGAAGTGCCTCCGCGTTTCATTGCCGGGCCTCACTGGGGGTCGCTGCGCTACGATCAGATTCTGAACGCCATCGAGCAGCGGCTTCTGCAACGTAATACATGGCAGGGTAGGTTGTTTTTGTAA
- a CDS encoding T9SS type A sorting domain-containing protein — MLKKLQMIVVLMALSVVTFAQINEDFESYNAGEQLVTQAIAQGLDYWTTWSGTPGSAEDPMVSSALGTKSVVLEGTNDAVLLLGDKTSGVFNLEFDFYVPAGKFGYFNVLQVFAGAGSEWGMQAFFDAGGVGSVDAGGEGAGSFTYSYDTWTPVKMLIDLDTDFAEMWVNGASVITWTWSGGTFGTGTINQLAAFGIFAWDENGTPGTHFDNISFEPVSSVEIFDNFEAYNAGGKLVQQALAQGITYWTCWSGDGGAGGAEDPTVTTDQANSGSNSFMIDGTNDVVIKLGDKTAGKYSYDFYMYVPTGFVGYYNMLQNWNPGGSSATWGLEVYFDPGGSGKVNAANTTPLTTFNYPYDSWIHVENIINLNTDNAVVKINGTEVASWEWSIGASGGGVNKLAAADFYAAATNGTPKFYVDDVMLTELEPAVGPSEITVTPASFSFDLEAGASTTKTLTIGNDGIAKLVWAGYPEYAMGKAANFTPVDYSNISISEVAVVETNGSASPEATDDQVILHYDGDNANAVGLTSGGSFEVGARFPVTTTNNYIGMAIYEVQVWVNDFVTASAIKIYGHGTEGQAGELLHEQAFAATIGWNNVGLNTPIDITGGDIWVALALSHDEGVFVAGCDGGPAVTNGDWFKSGAAWVPMHVANPALDANWNIRAVAEGTPTSGFMTLNPASGQIMSGETTNVTVTFDSDGLTMGTYNANIVLNSNDPVTPQKMVPVTLNVTSAVNFPVINVNPISLEFGLGYNSQETQSLNVSNVGNVNLNVNMSITYGEDALAPVTTPVEEYINVINPEQLSLANTANPTPSPNVTDDFVIRYDNGVNDDAIGLTSGGTFEVSAYWPAATMGQYAGMDLTSVEIYINDPPTSSVLKIYGQGTATVPGTLLHQQTLSVNPVAWNIIQLSTPVTITGNDIWIGYEVTHATGIYSPGCDAGPAVAGYGDMISLDGVSFEPMSALGLNYNWNIAATISGEAQVEWLSINPMSGMVTPGNMLPFDVTADTEPFDGPTDETYHASIWIASNDPATPMLEVPVTLEFPVGMRDLYSDAYMMMFPNPANNMVNLSTNYAMSNVKVVNQLGQVVLEQTPNSKTVIVNTAQLQAGIYFVKVTSEAGQSTHKLVIE; from the coding sequence ATGCTTAAAAAGTTACAAATGATCGTAGTGCTGATGGCCCTTTCTGTGGTAACATTTGCACAAATTAATGAAGACTTTGAGAGTTACAATGCTGGTGAACAACTCGTTACACAAGCAATAGCTCAGGGTCTTGATTACTGGACAACCTGGAGTGGAACCCCGGGTAGCGCGGAAGACCCTATGGTATCCTCTGCCCTTGGAACAAAATCAGTGGTTCTTGAAGGAACTAACGATGCTGTTCTTTTGCTTGGCGACAAAACCTCTGGCGTTTTCAACCTGGAATTTGATTTTTACGTCCCGGCAGGAAAATTTGGATACTTCAATGTTTTGCAGGTATTTGCCGGTGCAGGCAGCGAATGGGGTATGCAAGCCTTTTTTGATGCTGGTGGTGTTGGTTCTGTGGATGCTGGTGGCGAAGGTGCCGGATCATTCACCTATAGCTACGACACCTGGACTCCTGTAAAAATGCTCATCGACCTGGACACCGATTTCGCTGAAATGTGGGTGAATGGCGCAAGCGTTATTACCTGGACATGGAGTGGTGGAACATTTGGTACCGGAACTATAAATCAGCTTGCTGCTTTTGGCATTTTCGCCTGGGACGAGAACGGAACTCCCGGTACTCACTTCGACAACATCTCATTCGAGCCTGTTTCTTCTGTTGAAATCTTTGACAATTTCGAAGCTTACAATGCTGGCGGAAAACTCGTGCAGCAAGCTTTGGCTCAGGGCATCACCTACTGGACCTGCTGGAGCGGCGACGGTGGCGCTGGTGGCGCTGAAGATCCCACTGTAACGACTGATCAAGCTAACAGCGGCAGCAATTCATTCATGATCGATGGTACCAACGACGTGGTTATTAAATTGGGCGACAAAACTGCAGGTAAATATTCCTACGATTTTTACATGTATGTTCCCACCGGATTTGTTGGTTATTACAACATGCTGCAAAACTGGAATCCGGGTGGCAGTTCTGCTACATGGGGTTTGGAAGTTTATTTCGATCCGGGTGGAAGTGGCAAAGTAAATGCCGCCAACACTACTCCTTTAACAACATTTAACTATCCCTACGATAGCTGGATTCATGTAGAGAATATCATCAACCTGAATACTGATAACGCTGTTGTCAAAATTAATGGTACCGAGGTAGCTTCATGGGAATGGAGCATCGGCGCTTCGGGCGGTGGTGTCAACAAATTAGCTGCCGCTGACTTTTATGCTGCTGCTACCAACGGAACACCAAAATTCTATGTGGACGATGTGATGCTTACTGAGCTGGAACCTGCTGTAGGCCCTTCCGAAATTACTGTTACACCCGCATCTTTCAGCTTCGATCTGGAAGCTGGTGCTTCTACTACCAAAACCCTAACAATCGGCAACGATGGTATTGCCAAGCTCGTTTGGGCTGGTTATCCCGAATATGCAATGGGAAAAGCAGCCAATTTCACACCTGTTGATTATTCAAATATCAGCATTTCTGAAGTTGCAGTTGTAGAAACCAATGGCTCGGCCAGCCCTGAAGCTACCGACGACCAGGTGATATTGCATTATGACGGCGACAATGCCAACGCTGTAGGTCTTACCAGTGGCGGTTCCTTTGAAGTAGGTGCGAGATTCCCGGTAACGACGACCAACAACTATATTGGAATGGCAATTTATGAAGTTCAGGTTTGGGTAAATGACTTTGTAACTGCCAGTGCTATCAAGATTTATGGCCATGGTACTGAAGGACAGGCTGGCGAGCTTCTGCATGAACAAGCCTTCGCAGCAACTATAGGTTGGAACAACGTAGGTCTTAATACTCCTATCGACATTACTGGTGGCGACATCTGGGTTGCACTTGCCCTCTCGCATGATGAAGGTGTATTCGTAGCTGGTTGCGATGGAGGTCCTGCCGTTACCAATGGCGACTGGTTTAAGTCGGGCGCTGCCTGGGTGCCAATGCACGTGGCGAATCCCGCACTTGATGCTAACTGGAACATCCGCGCTGTAGCCGAAGGAACTCCTACGTCGGGCTTTATGACCCTCAATCCGGCTTCCGGCCAGATAATGTCAGGCGAAACAACCAACGTTACTGTTACTTTTGATTCCGATGGTTTGACCATGGGAACTTACAATGCCAATATCGTTCTCAATAGCAACGACCCTGTAACCCCGCAGAAAATGGTTCCTGTAACCCTCAATGTTACAAGTGCTGTCAACTTCCCGGTAATCAATGTAAATCCAATATCCTTGGAATTTGGACTTGGTTATAACTCCCAGGAAACCCAGTCCTTGAATGTTTCAAACGTTGGTAATGTTAATCTTAACGTTAACATGAGCATTACCTATGGTGAAGATGCACTTGCACCTGTAACAACTCCGGTTGAAGAATACATAAATGTAATTAACCCCGAGCAGCTTAGCCTTGCCAACACCGCTAATCCAACTCCATCGCCCAACGTTACCGATGATTTTGTAATACGTTACGACAATGGTGTTAACGATGATGCTATCGGACTAACCTCGGGTGGTACCTTCGAGGTTTCAGCTTATTGGCCTGCTGCTACTATGGGTCAATATGCAGGTATGGATCTTACATCTGTCGAAATTTACATCAACGATCCACCTACTTCCAGTGTCCTGAAAATTTACGGTCAGGGGACTGCTACTGTTCCTGGTACATTGCTTCACCAACAAACTCTTTCTGTTAATCCGGTTGCATGGAATATTATCCAACTTTCAACTCCGGTTACCATTACCGGCAATGATATCTGGATTGGCTACGAAGTAACCCACGCTACTGGCATATATTCTCCTGGTTGTGATGCAGGCCCTGCAGTTGCAGGCTATGGCGATATGATTTCGCTGGACGGTGTAAGCTTCGAGCCTATGTCGGCCTTAGGTCTTAACTACAACTGGAATATTGCCGCTACCATTAGTGGTGAAGCTCAGGTGGAGTGGTTGAGCATCAACCCAATGTCGGGTATGGTAACCCCTGGCAACATGCTTCCTTTTGATGTTACAGCCGACACAGAACCCTTCGATGGACCTACAGATGAAACTTATCATGCTTCTATCTGGATTGCCTCCAACGACCCGGCCACTCCAATGCTGGAAGTGCCCGTAACGCTTGAATTCCCTGTAGGAATGAGAGACCTTTACAGCGATGCTTATATGATGATGTTCCCCAACCCTGCCAACAACATGGTTAACCTTTCGACCAACTATGCCATGAGCAATGTTAAGGTTGTTAATCAACTGGGTCAGGTAGTATTGGAGCAAACACCAAACAGCAAAACAGTAATTGTAAATACAGCCCAACTCCAGGCAGGTATTTATTTTGTGAAGGTTACCTCCGAAGCCGGACAATCCACTCACAAGCTGGTTATCGAATAA
- a CDS encoding MGMT family protein encodes MKEINFFEQVHQVAMLVPYGRVTSYGAIARYLGIGGSARMVGWAMRASHTQVGNVPAHRVVNRNGLLTGKHAFGGPLVMQQLLEAEGIIVVDDKIVDFEKHFWDPGKEMDR; translated from the coding sequence ATGAAAGAGATCAACTTTTTTGAGCAGGTGCACCAGGTGGCGATGTTGGTTCCTTATGGCCGGGTTACCAGCTATGGAGCTATCGCCCGTTATCTGGGCATCGGCGGCTCGGCGCGAATGGTGGGATGGGCCATGCGGGCATCGCACACGCAAGTTGGCAATGTGCCGGCACATCGTGTGGTAAATCGCAACGGCTTGCTAACCGGCAAGCATGCCTTCGGTGGTCCTTTGGTGATGCAGCAGTTGCTCGAAGCCGAAGGCATAATTGTAGTTGATGATAAAATTGTTGATTTTGAAAAGCATTTCTGGGATCCCGGGAAGGAGATGGACAGGTAG
- the queG gene encoding tRNA epoxyqueuosine(34) reductase QueG has translation MKGNSDIADWIKAEASALGFDACGIARAGFLEKEAPVLERWLRQNMHGTMQYMENYFDKRLDPRKLLEGAQSVIVLVSNYFPETPLPEKDNFILSKYAYGTDYHFVIRDRMRQLIERLREKTGDIAARGFVDSAPLLERAWASRAGLGWIGKNANFIIPRKGSFYFLSEIITDLWLPADTPKATDLCGACRNCIDACPTQAIVAPGVVDVRRCISYLTIELRDEIPEEFAGQFHDRIFGCDICQDVCPWNRFQKSHSEPLFAPNPDLFEMTKLKWQELTQDEYRVLFKKSPVKRAKYHGLMRNIRFAAKDDHLGDESSDR, from the coding sequence TTGAAAGGAAATAGCGACATAGCCGATTGGATAAAAGCTGAAGCATCAGCGCTTGGTTTTGATGCGTGCGGTATTGCGCGAGCCGGATTTCTGGAAAAGGAGGCGCCGGTGCTCGAACGTTGGCTCCGCCAAAACATGCACGGTACCATGCAATACATGGAGAACTATTTCGACAAGCGCCTCGATCCGCGCAAGTTGCTCGAAGGGGCGCAGTCGGTGATTGTGCTGGTGAGCAACTATTTTCCGGAAACGCCGCTGCCCGAAAAGGATAATTTTATTTTGTCGAAATATGCCTATGGAACCGATTATCATTTTGTAATCCGTGACCGGATGCGACAGCTCATCGAAAGACTCCGCGAAAAGACCGGCGATATTGCTGCACGTGGCTTTGTTGATTCGGCGCCGTTACTTGAACGCGCCTGGGCATCACGAGCCGGATTGGGGTGGATTGGCAAAAACGCCAATTTTATCATTCCCCGAAAGGGCTCCTTTTATTTCCTTTCGGAAATCATCACTGACTTGTGGCTGCCCGCCGACACGCCAAAAGCTACCGACCTGTGCGGCGCCTGTCGCAACTGCATCGACGCCTGCCCGACACAGGCCATCGTGGCTCCCGGCGTAGTGGATGTGCGCCGTTGCATCTCTTATCTTACCATCGAACTGCGCGACGAAATTCCCGAAGAATTTGCCGGACAATTTCACGATCGGATTTTTGGCTGTGACATTTGTCAGGATGTATGTCCCTGGAATCGGTTTCAGAAGTCACACAGCGAGCCGCTTTTTGCTCCAAACCCAGATTTATTTGAGATGACAAAACTCAAATGGCAAGAACTGACGCAGGATGAGTACCGTGTTTTATTTAAAAAATCACCCGTTAAGCGAGCAAAATATCACGGCCTGATGCGCAACATCCGGTTTGCGGCAAAAGATGATCATTTAGGCGACGAATCCTCAGATCGGTAG
- a CDS encoding two-component regulator propeller domain-containing protein codes for MKITKSAFVIICALFFTSNANAQIAIGEWRDHLPYKRTIAVAEAGQRIYCATQYSLFYFDKDDNSIGRYSKVNGLSDIGISAMAWNEQYQTLMIAYTNANIDLLKGGRIVNISDIKRKQILGNKTINNITFIDNLAYLSCGFGIVVLDIEKEEFPEPTYYIGDEGAVVNVLDITLGNDTLYAATAEGIYKASYSSPNLAHYIVWSVDQRLYPDATFNTIEFFANKLVVNYYDDGYKKDTVYIYDYVDHQWQKFPDINNLRKFNFRTEHGQLVIAGQENVWLYDQNYNRLSVFYQAGGVSLNGRDATPDAEGVVWIADFSHGLIKTTNGWDGEFISPSGPFSANVFDMDLKNKELWVASGGYSGGWGKLYLTDGIYTFSDETWKSYNKANGVPAFDSISDMICVTVDPNASGHAYVGTWMQGVMEFQDGKVVNIYDHNNSSLQIWPEASYVAVSGISLDKNNNLWVVNSRVPEILSVKKPNGEWKSFSLGSSTSNTDTGKLFIDEDDQKWITLRADNKLLVSTNGGTIDDINDDDFKVLTNNSGNGNLPGNLILCVAQDHDGEIWLGSDEGIGVIYSPGNIFNGGNYDAQRILIQIGEFTQYLLESESVTSIAVDGNNCKWIGTERAGAFYLSPDGTREILHFTAENSPLYSNRVIDIQINGATGEVFFGTDKGIISYKNTPTDPPVVNTDVLVYPNPVREGYNGTIAIRGLVNNADVKITDISGTLIFATRAEGGQAVWSGKSFSGRKASTGVYLVYATDDKGKEKLVTKILFIN; via the coding sequence ATGAAGATAACGAAATCCGCTTTTGTCATTATTTGTGCGCTGTTTTTCACCAGTAACGCGAATGCTCAGATCGCTATCGGCGAGTGGCGCGATCATTTGCCCTACAAGCGTACCATTGCTGTGGCCGAAGCCGGTCAGCGCATTTACTGTGCAACCCAGTACAGCCTTTTTTATTTTGATAAAGATGACAATAGCATCGGCCGCTATTCCAAAGTAAATGGGCTTTCTGATATTGGCATCAGCGCCATGGCCTGGAACGAGCAATACCAAACCCTGATGATAGCTTACACCAACGCCAACATCGATTTGCTGAAAGGGGGGCGGATTGTGAATATCAGCGATATCAAGCGCAAGCAGATTTTGGGCAATAAAACCATCAACAATATTACCTTCATCGACAACCTGGCTTATCTCTCCTGTGGCTTTGGTATCGTGGTGCTGGATATTGAAAAGGAGGAATTCCCCGAGCCCACCTATTACATTGGCGACGAAGGCGCTGTCGTAAATGTGCTGGACATCACCCTGGGCAACGACACATTATACGCTGCTACGGCAGAAGGCATTTACAAAGCTTCCTACAGCAGTCCCAACCTGGCGCATTATATTGTCTGGTCGGTCGATCAGCGACTCTATCCTGATGCAACTTTTAATACAATAGAATTTTTTGCCAACAAGCTGGTAGTGAATTATTACGACGATGGTTATAAAAAAGATACAGTTTACATTTATGACTACGTCGATCATCAGTGGCAAAAATTCCCAGATATTAACAACCTCCGTAAATTTAATTTCCGCACCGAGCATGGCCAGCTGGTGATAGCCGGTCAGGAAAATGTGTGGCTTTACGATCAAAACTATAATCGACTTAGTGTATTTTATCAGGCCGGAGGAGTATCCCTTAATGGACGCGATGCAACTCCCGATGCCGAGGGAGTGGTATGGATTGCTGACTTTTCGCATGGTCTGATAAAAACCACCAATGGCTGGGACGGCGAATTTATCAGCCCCAGCGGCCCTTTTTCGGCCAACGTTTTTGATATGGATCTTAAAAATAAAGAATTGTGGGTGGCTTCGGGTGGCTACAGCGGTGGCTGGGGAAAACTCTACCTCACCGATGGCATCTACACTTTTAGCGATGAAACCTGGAAATCGTACAACAAGGCAAATGGGGTTCCGGCTTTCGATTCCATCAGCGATATGATCTGCGTGACAGTCGATCCCAACGCTTCCGGGCATGCCTACGTGGGCACCTGGATGCAAGGTGTAATGGAGTTTCAGGATGGGAAGGTTGTAAATATTTATGACCATAATAATAGCTCGCTGCAGATTTGGCCCGAAGCTAGTTATGTGGCCGTAAGCGGCATTTCGCTCGATAAAAATAATAACCTTTGGGTAGTTAATTCGCGCGTGCCCGAAATCCTATCGGTAAAAAAACCCAACGGAGAATGGAAATCCTTTTCGCTGGGATCATCCACCAGCAATACCGATACCGGCAAACTATTCATCGACGAGGACGATCAGAAATGGATTACCTTGCGTGCGGACAACAAATTGCTGGTTTCTACCAACGGCGGAACCATCGACGACATAAATGACGACGACTTCAAAGTACTCACTAACAACAGCGGCAACGGCAACCTGCCTGGCAACCTCATACTTTGTGTGGCTCAGGATCATGACGGCGAAATCTGGCTGGGCAGCGACGAAGGCATTGGCGTTATTTATTCGCCCGGAAATATTTTTAATGGTGGCAATTATGACGCACAGCGTATTCTTATTCAGATTGGAGAATTTACACAATATCTGCTCGAATCGGAAAGCGTTACTTCCATCGCCGTCGATGGCAACAACTGCAAATGGATAGGTACCGAACGGGCCGGAGCTTTTTATCTTTCGCCCGACGGCACCAGGGAAATATTGCATTTTACAGCCGAAAACAGCCCGCTTTATTCTAACCGCGTTATCGACATTCAGATCAACGGCGCCACCGGCGAGGTTTTCTTCGGCACCGACAAAGGCATCATCTCCTATAAAAATACGCCTACGGATCCTCCGGTTGTAAATACCGATGTGCTGGTGTATCCCAATCCTGTGCGCGAAGGCTACAACGGAACCATCGCCATCAGAGGCTTGGTAAACAATGCCGACGTAAAAATTACCGATATCAGTGGGACGCTCATTTTTGCCACGCGCGCCGAAGGCGGCCAGGCAGTATGGTCGGGCAAGAGCTTCAGCGGTCGCAAAGCCAGCACCGGCGTTTATCTTGTTTACGCCACCGACGACAAGGGTAAGGAAAAACTGGTTACAAAGATTTTGTTTATCAATTAA
- the recO gene encoding DNA repair protein RecO has protein sequence MLHRTRAIVLKTIKYSETSVIAHMFTEAFGLRSYIIKGVFGKKKNGTRTLLQSLSLLDLVVYEKPRAGLQNIKEISIAQPYTNISFDVHKGAILMFLNEIIYKSIGEQEPDEDMFRFIYNQLVTLDETTSGIADFHLTFIIRFTKYLGFLPRNTYSDRNTYFDMQEGEFVSLPPLHTNFMNPYYSRQLNMLLQESSQKIFENASMRNALLEKIIIYYSLHVPAFGEVKSLPVLHQLLNNKA, from the coding sequence ATGTTACATCGCACCCGCGCCATCGTTCTTAAAACGATAAAATATTCTGAAACCAGCGTAATTGCACACATGTTCACCGAAGCGTTTGGTTTGCGTTCCTATATTATAAAAGGTGTTTTTGGTAAGAAAAAAAATGGAACCCGAACGTTGCTCCAAAGCCTTTCGCTGCTCGACCTGGTAGTGTACGAAAAACCACGCGCCGGCCTGCAAAACATTAAAGAGATCAGCATTGCGCAGCCCTACACCAACATTTCTTTCGACGTGCACAAGGGTGCCATCCTGATGTTTCTCAACGAGATTATCTACAAATCCATCGGAGAGCAGGAGCCTGATGAAGATATGTTCCGATTTATCTATAACCAACTCGTAACGCTCGACGAAACCACCAGTGGAATTGCCGATTTTCATCTGACTTTTATCATTCGGTTTACAAAATATCTGGGTTTCCTTCCGCGCAATACATACAGCGATCGCAACACCTACTTCGACATGCAGGAGGGCGAGTTTGTAAGTTTGCCACCATTGCACACCAACTTTATGAACCCTTATTACAGCCGACAGCTGAATATGCTTTTGCAGGAAAGCTCTCAGAAGATTTTTGAAAATGCTTCCATGCGCAACGCTTTGCTCGAAAAAATCATCATCTATTACAGCCTTCATGTGCCGGCATTTGGAGAGGTAAAATCGCTGCCGGTGTTGCATCAATTATTAAACAACAAAGCATGA
- a CDS encoding mannose-1-phosphate guanylyltransferase: protein MDKNNYCIIMAGGVGARFWPMSRADHPKQFIDILGTGRTLVQQTFARFRKICPAENIFIVTNEIYSDLVKTQIPEIPDNNIVLEPAMRNTAPCIAYANYKISQINPEAKIVVAPSDHLIMNEDVFIKNIQSALEAVSENDWLVTLGIKPTRPDTGYGYIQCNDQQKDANNPRISKVKTFTEKPDPDLARKFLESGDFLWNAGIFIWSLRSIMSAFEEHLDDVNDLFKEGVGKYNTPEEQPFVREIYTSCRKVSIDYGIMEKASNVYVLAADFDWSDLGTWGSLYDIREKDENKNVLSGKDTLLYDTRNCIVSMPDDKLVVLQGLDDYIVVERDNVLLVCRKADEQQIRTFVNDIKNNKGEKYI from the coding sequence ATGGATAAAAACAATTACTGTATCATAATGGCTGGCGGCGTCGGAGCGCGATTTTGGCCCATGAGCCGCGCGGATCATCCCAAACAATTTATCGACATTCTGGGCACCGGCCGCACGCTGGTGCAGCAAACCTTTGCACGCTTTCGCAAAATTTGCCCCGCCGAAAACATCTTTATCGTCACCAACGAAATCTATAGTGATCTTGTAAAAACCCAGATTCCCGAAATCCCTGACAACAATATCGTGCTCGAACCCGCCATGCGAAACACAGCACCTTGTATCGCTTACGCTAATTACAAGATAAGTCAGATAAATCCTGAGGCTAAAATCGTAGTTGCTCCCTCGGATCATCTGATCATGAACGAAGATGTTTTTATTAAAAATATTCAAAGTGCCCTCGAGGCCGTCAGCGAAAACGATTGGCTGGTGACGCTTGGCATAAAACCTACCCGCCCCGACACCGGCTACGGTTACATTCAATGCAACGACCAGCAAAAAGATGCCAACAACCCCCGCATCTCAAAAGTAAAAACCTTTACTGAAAAACCCGATCCTGATCTGGCGCGAAAATTTCTCGAAAGTGGCGACTTTCTTTGGAATGCTGGAATTTTTATCTGGTCGCTGCGCAGCATCATGAGTGCCTTCGAGGAGCATCTCGACGATGTGAACGATCTTTTTAAAGAAGGAGTAGGAAAATATAATACGCCAGAAGAGCAGCCTTTTGTGCGTGAAATTTACACCTCATGCCGCAAAGTTTCCATCGACTACGGCATCATGGAAAAAGCGTCGAATGTGTATGTGCTTGCCGCCGATTTCGATTGGAGCGACCTGGGAACCTGGGGCTCATTGTACGACATACGCGAAAAAGATGAAAACAAAAACGTGCTTTCAGGCAAAGACACCCTGCTTTACGATACCCGCAACTGCATCGTAAGTATGCCCGACGACAAGCTGGTAGTGCTGCAGGGTCTCGACGACTATATTGTGGTAGAACGCGACAATGTGCTTCTCGTTTGCCGCAAAGCCGATGAGCAACAAATCCGGACTTTCGTCAATGACATTAAAAACAATAAAGGAGAGAAATATATTTAA